The Panicum virgatum strain AP13 chromosome 5K, P.virgatum_v5, whole genome shotgun sequence genome has a window encoding:
- the LOC120708711 gene encoding cytochrome P450 81Q32-like, translating to MLDLALAIYKYICMPVVHIHGQEQHISHSKTQVLIKSQLIISHHVSLHRKQTMESFYYLAAVTLVLLVLLHHLLMGRRKRRRLPPGPRFALPILGHLPLLKKKPLYASLADLAARYGPAVHLRFGGRHAVVVGTAALAKECFSGDLDIAIANRPHFPSVREASFDYSVLTLANYGAAWRTMRRVATVNLLSAHRVNIMSDNVISRELRAMARRLARASAAAPGGAARVELKRRLFELSHSVLMEIMAQTRNTYSNDDDEDMSKEAREMKNIFDVIVPLVGVANLWDYMPLLRWFDVYGVKKKLRDAVNRRNTFIYKMIDAEREKLEQLERKNGEGDANNSDEKKSMIGVMLSLQKTEPDVYPDTFISALVANLLGTGTETTSTTLEWTMALLLQHPNVLKKAQEEIDLNVGGGRLPDKNDLPHLPYLHCIINETLRLYPAAPLLLPHEASTDCKIHGYDVPAGSLVLVNAHAIHRDPATWEDPEEFRPERFEHGGAEGKFMIPFGMGRRKCPGENLAMRTMGLVLGVLLQCFDWSRIGDGEIGMATGTGPVMFKAVPLEALCKPRANMSTILTKI from the exons ATGCTTGATTTAGCTTTAGCTATATATAAGTATATCTGCATGCCCGTCGTCCATATCCACGGGCAAGAACAACATATATCGCACAGCAAGACACAGGTCCTAATTAAATCTCAGCTCATCATCAGTCACCACGTCTCGCTTCACCGCAAGCAAACCATGGAAAGCTTCTACTACCTCGCCGCCGTCACCCTGGTGCTCCTCGTCTTGCTCCACCACCTCTTGATGGGCCgcaggaagcggcggcggctgccaccTGGGCCGCGGTTCGCGCTCCCCATCCTCGGCCACCTCCCCTTGCTCAAGAAGAAGCCGCTCTACGCCTCGCTCGCCGACCTCGCGGCGCGCTACGGCCCGGCCGTCCACCTTCGCTTCGGCGGCCGccacgccgtcgtcgtcggcacggcggcgctggccaAGGAGTGCTTCTCCGGGGACCTCGACATCGCGATCGCCAACCGCCCGCACTTCCCCTCAGTGCGGGAGGCCTCCTTCGACTACTCGGTGCTCACCCTCGCCAACTACGGCGCGGCCTGGCGCACCATGCGCCGCGTCGCCACCGTGAACCTCCTCTCGGCCCACCGCGTCAACATCATGTCGGACAACGTCATCTCCCGCGAGCTGCGCGCCATGGCGCGCCGCCTTGCCCGcgcctcggccgccgcgccgggcggCGCCGCCAGGGTCGAGCTGAAGCGGAGGCTGTTCGAGCTCTCCCATAGCGTCCTCATGGAGATCATGGCGCAGACCAGGAACACCTACTCCAACGACGATGACGAGGACATGTCCAAGGAGGCGCGGGAGATGAAGAACATATTCGATGTGATCGTCCCTCTTGTTGGTGTGGCCAACCTCTGGGACTACATGCCTCTGCTTCGGTGGTTCGATGTCTACGGCGTGAAGAAGAAGCTCAGGGACGCAGTTAACCGAAGGAACACGTTCATCTACAAGATGATCGATGCAGAGAGGGAGAAGCTAGAGCAGCTGGAACGCAAGAACGGCGAGGGCGACGCCAACAACTCCGACGAGAAGAAGAGCATGATCGGCGTCATGCTGTCGCTGCAGAAAACAGAGCCTGACGTCTACCCCGACACTTTTATCAGCGCTCTCGTGGCA AATCTGCTGGGCACTGGCACAGAGACGACCTCAACGACTCTGGAGTGGACAATGGCGCTCCTGCTTCAACACCCAAATGTACTGAAAAAGGCTCAAGAAGAAATTGACTTGAACGTCGGAGGGGGCCGTCTTCCTGACAAGAACGACCTTCCCCATCTGCCGTACCTCCACTGCATCATCAACGAGACTCTCCGGTTGTACCCTGCCGCGCCGTTGCTACTGCCGCATGAGGCATCCACCGACTGCAAGATACACGGATACGATGTCCCAGCAGGGTCCTTGGTCCTTGTCAATGCGCATGCCATCCACAGGGATCCGGCCACATGGGAGGACCCGGAGGAGTTCAGGCCGGAGAGGTTCGAgcacggcggagcagagggaaAGTTTATGATACCATTCGGGATGGGGAGGCGCAAGTGCCCCGGGGAGAATCTTGCAATGCGAACCATGGGGCTGGTTCTGGGCGTGCTGCTCCAATGCTTCGATTGGAGCAGGATTGGAGACGGAGAGATTGGCATGGCAACAGGCACTGGCCCCGTCATGTTTAAGGCTGTTCCTCTGGAAGCTCTCTGCAAGCCACGGGCGAACATGTCTACTATCCTTACGAAAATCTAG
- the LOC120708712 gene encoding nematode resistance protein-like HSPRO1 has protein sequence MATPKLSPVSPARRDDTPRAQPPAALRVQDASAAEAYEQYLRLPELSALREPGRFPGWAGEALLTPALQALELTFRLASLALSDPRGYASRRELARRLECLAARELELAAALCEGGGDRGAPLAELSASAGVLPRERSASEVWQLPGSAAAVVCRPSEASLLPRLAAWDKSETLAARITYAIEGQMQGCAFTLGLGEPNLAGKPVLEYDRVVRPHELHALKPKPAPEPGSGYRNRENETLFAMYQILESWLCAASQLLARLNERIEAKSWAEAASDCWILERVWKLLADVEDLHLLMDPDDFLRLKSQLAIRAAPGSDASFCFRSRALLHIANTTRDLKKRVPWVLGVEVDPNGGPRVQEAAMRLYHSRRRGEGEEAGKVELLQAFQAVEAAVRRFFFAYRQLVAAVMGTAEASGNRALFVPAEGMDPLAQMFLEPHYYPSLDAAKTFLADYWVQKMAGTSAPSRQS, from the coding sequence ATGGCGACGCCCAAGCTGTCCCCGgtctcgccggcgcggcgggacGACACGCCCCGCGCGCAGCCGCCGGCTGCCCTGAGGGTGCAGGACGCGTCCGCGGCGGAGGCGTACGAGCAGTACCTGCGCCTGCCGGAGCTGTCGGCGCTGCGGGAGCCCGGGCGCTTCCCGGGGTGGGCGGGCGAGGCCCTCCTCACGCCGGCGCTGCAGGCGCTCGAGCTCACCTTCCGCCTCGCGTCCCTCGCGCTGTCGGACCCGCGCGGGTACGCCAGCCGCCGCGAGCTCGCGCGCCGGCTCGAGTGCCTCGCGGCGCGGGAGCTCGAGCTGGCGGCCGCGCTctgcgagggcggcggcgaccggggcgcgccgctcgccgagcTGTCCGCCTCCGCGGGCGTGCTCCCGCGGGAGCGCAGCGCGTCGGAGGTCTGGCAGCTgcccgggagcgccgccgccgtggtgtgCCGGCCCAGCGAGGCCAGCCTGCTCCCGCGCCTCGCGGCCTGGGACAAGTCCGAGACGCTCGCCGCCCGGATCACGTACGCCATCGAGGGCCAGATGCAGGGGTGCGCCTTCACGCTCGGCCTCGGCGAGCCCAACCTCGCCGGCAAGCCCGTGCTCGAGTACGACCGCGTCGTGCGGCCCCACGAGCTGCACGCGCTCAAGCCCAAGCCCGCGCCGGAGCCCGGGTCCGGCTACCGCAACCGGGAGAACGAGACGCTCTTCGCCATGTACCAGATCCTCGAGTCCTGGCTGTGCGCGGCGTCCCAGCTCCTCGCCCGCCTCAACGAGCGCATCGAAGCCAAGAGCTGGGCAGAGGCGGCCAGCGACTGCTGGATTCTGGAGCGCGTGTGGAAGCTGCTCGCCGACGTCGAGGACCTCCACCTTCTCATGGACCCCGACGACTTCCTGCGGCTCAAGAGCCAGCTCGCGATCCGGGCGGCGCCTGGCTCCGACGCGTCCTTCTGCTTCCGGTCCAGGGCGCTCCTGCACATCGCCAACACCACCAGGGACCTCAAGAAGCGAGTGCCCTGGGTACTCGGCGTCGAGGTGGACCCCAACGGCGGCCcgcgggtgcaggaggcggccATGAGGCTCTACCACAGCCggaggcgcggcgagggcgaggaggcCGGCAAGGTGGAGCTGCTCCAGGCCTTCCAGGCCGTGGAGGCGGCCGTGAGGAGGTTCTTCTTCGCGTACCGGcagctggtggcggcggtgatggGCACGGCGGAGGCGTCGGGCAACCGGGCGCTGTTCGTGCCGGCGGAGGGGATGGACCCGCTCGCGCAGATGTTCCTCGAGCCGCACTACTACCCCAGCCTGGACGCCGCCAAGACGTTCTTGGCGGACTACTGGGTTCAGAAGATGGCGGGGACCTCTGCTCCGTCCCGGCAGAGCTGA